One window of Pyrus communis chromosome 12, drPyrComm1.1, whole genome shotgun sequence genomic DNA carries:
- the LOC137710969 gene encoding E3 ubiquitin-protein ligase SIS3-like yields MAIRGVDFKWYDGFFLSMLATSVVIVGINWKRYHTCAYPLHIWIVVDYTTVFVFRMLMFVDNGLASGMGLDFGWQQRYARFCGRIVVLSILSLLLYPFLWTWTLLGTLWFHKSKDCLPESGQKWGFLIWLLFSYSALLCIACMSIGKWLTRREAHLLRAQQGIPVSEYGVLVDMIRVPDWAFEAAGQETRGMGQDAAAFQPGLYLTQAQREAVEALIQELPKFRLKAVPTDCSECPICLEEFHVGNEVRGLPCAHNFHVECIDEWLRLNVKCPRCRCSVFPNLDLSAISNLRPDSERSPLSVLTTNRYVRTQPDSQRHLLRLQGAFHPVRTENAGAGNEADAALETAEEGGIAHSSTWDLSSPGAGHSIEHIVVVESASRQQQ; encoded by the exons ATGGCCATCCGAGGCGTCGATTTCAAGTG GTACGATGGGTTCTTCTTGTCGATGCTCGCGACGAGCGT AGTGATTGTTGGAATTAATTGGAAGCGGTACCATACTTGTGCATACCCGTTGCACATATGGATCGTG GTTGATTACACTACTGTGTTTGTTTTTCGGATGTTGATGTTTGTGGATAATGGGCTTGCCTCTGGAATGGGTTT GGATTTTGGGTGGCAGCAAAGATATGCTCGTTTCTGCGGAAGAATAGTGGTCCTTTCAATTCTTTCTCTGCTGCTTTATCCATTTCTTTGGACTTGGACACTGCTTGGTACACTGTGGTTTCACAAATCGAAGGACTGT TTGCCTGAAAGTGGTCAGAAGTGGGGTTTTCTCATTTGGTTACTTTTTAGCTACAGTGCTCTACTTTGCATTGCTTGCATGTCAATTGGGAAG TGGTTGACACGAAGGGAGGCACACTTACTGCGAGCTCAGCAAGGGATTCCTGTGTCAGAATATGGG GTTTTGGTTGATATGATTCGGGTGCCAGATTGGGCATTTGAAGCTGCCGGTCAAGAAACAAGAGGGATGGGCCAAGATGCTGCTGCATTCCAACCTGGACTTTACTTGACTCAAGCACAG AGAGAAGCAGTTGAAGCACTCATTCAGGAGCTTCCAAAGTTCCGACTGAAGGCTGTTCCAACTGATTGCAGTGAATGTCCAATCTGCTTGGAAGAGTTTCATGTAGGCAATGAG GTTCGCGGCCTGCCTTGTGCTCACAATTTCCATGTAGAATGCATCGATGAGTGGCTTCGACTGAATGTGAAATGTCCCAGATGCCGTTGCTCAGTCTTCCCAAATCTCGACCTCAGTGCTATATCCAATCTCCGTCCTGACTCTGAGCGTTCACCTCTCAGTGTGTTGACAACCAACCGGTATGTGAGAACCCAACCTGATAGTCAGAGGCATTTGTTGAGGTTGCAGGGAGCATTCCACCCAGTCCGTACAGAAAATGCAGGTGCAGGCAATGAGGCAGACGCTGCTTTGGAAACTGCTGAGGAAGGGGGTATTGCTCATTCATCCACTTGGGATCTTTCAAGCCCAGGGGCGGGACATTCCATTGAACATATCGTCGTGGTCGAGTCCGCCTCCCGGCAACAACAATAG
- the LOC137710181 gene encoding polygalacturonase 1 beta-like protein 3, with protein sequence MQVSVASTSNETTNNPFTPKASLNRYWDTHISNNLPKPAFLFAKASKLDPVNSTILTKLAAQNSLSSHFTSFCSLANLCCSFDSSAEIHQQDIASRHPKNANFAVYADKNFANYGSSQLGGVDSFKNYSEELNSPRDSFKKYSKGSHSHSEKFTSYAHDANVANSNFTSYGADSGGGSGEFTSYDDRVNVPRLGFTSYDSNTNGHRLSFTGYGHDTNSGSESFASYGKSGNSNPNQFTRYAEGSNIIGSGFTGYGESGNGQNDSFTGYGQSGNNPHNNFKSYGAGGNAGLDGFSNYRSWANVGDDTFQSYARKSNSGKVRFSNYGKSFNPGNDSFKEYGAGSKGRTTVGFKTYGLGRSFKEYAKNGVTFAEYNDLSRVGAHSTEKESSGSAVNKWVEPGKFFRESMLRQGNVMVMPDIRDRMPERSFLPRGILSKLPFSTLRMSEIKEIFHAPENSAMERVLTNALAECERDPSPGETKRCVGSVEDMIDFAVSVLDSNVVVRTTENVSGSKRKVMIGAVSRINGGNITKSVSCHQSLYPYLLYYCHSVPRVRVYEADILDVESKSKINHGVAICHIDTSSWSPGHGAFVALGSSPGKIEVCHWIFENDMTWTIAD encoded by the coding sequence ATGCAGGTCTCAGTAGCGAGCACAagcaatgaaactacaaacaacCCTTTCACTCCCAAAGCCTCACTCAACCGCTATTGGGACACCCACATTTCCAACAACCTCCCAAAACCCGCCTTCCTCTTCGCCAAAGCGTCCAAACTCGACCCAGTCAACTCAACGATTCTCACCAAACTCGCCGCTCAAAACTCACTCTCCTCCCACTTCACCTCCTTCTGCTCCCTAGCCAACCTCTGCTGCTCCTTCGACTCCTCCGCCGAAATCCACCAACAAGACATCGCCAGCCGCCACCCCAAAAACGCAAACTTCGCCGTCTACGCCGACAAGAACTTTGCCAACTACGGCTCCTCCCAACTCGGTGGAGTCGACTCGTTCAAGAACTACTCAGAAGAGTTGAACTCGCCCCGAGACTCGTTCAAGAAGTACAGCAAGGGCTCCCATTCGCACTCGGAGAAGTTCACGTCCTACGCCCACGATGCCAACGTCGCAAACTCCAACTTCACCAGCTACGGCGCCGACTCGGGCGGTGGTTCGGGCGAGTTCACCAGCTACGACGACCGAGTCAACGTCCCTAGGCTCGGATTCACATCCTACGACTCGAACACCAACGGCCACCGTCTCTCCTTCACCGGGTACGGCCACGACACCAACTCGGGCTCTGAATCTTTCGCCAGCTACGGAAAATCCGGCAATTCTAACCCGAACCAGTTCACCAGGTACGCCGAAGGTTCGAACATAATAGGGTCGGGTTTCACGGGTTACGGAGAGTCCGGGAACGGCCAAAACGATTCGTTTACAGGGTATGGGCAATCCGGTAATAACCCACATAACAATTTCAAGAGCTACGGCGCCGGCGGGAATGCTGGGCTCGATGGGTTCTCCAATTACCGGAGCTGGGCGAATGTCGGCGACGATACGTTTCAGTCGTATGCGAGAAAATCGAATTCCGGGAAAGTGAGATTCTCGAATTACGGGAAATCGTTCAACCCTGGAAACGACTCATTCAAAGAGTACGGAGCCGGGTCGAAGGGTCGGACCACCGTCGGGTTCAAAACGTACGGTTTGGGTCGGAGTTTCAAAGAGTATGCCAAAAACGGCGTCACTTTTGCAGAGTATAACGATTTGAGCAGGGTGGGAGCCCATTCGACTGAAAAGGAGTCTAGTGGCAGTGCTGTAAATAAGTGGGTTGAGCCCGGCAAGTTCTTCAGGGAATCAATGTTGAGGCAGGGGAATGTAATGGTGATGCCCGACATTAGGGACCGAATGCCGGAAAGGTCGTTTTTACCCCGGGGGATTTTGTCGAAATTACCTTTTTCGACGTTGAGGATGTCGGAGATTAAGGAGATATTTCACGCACCGGAGAACTCCGCCATGGAGCGCGTGCTGACTAACGCGCTGGCCGAATGTGAGAGGGATCCGAGCCCGGGCGAAACCAAGCGGTGCGTGGGATCGGTCGAGGACATGATTGACTTTGCAGTCTCGGTCCTCGACAGCAATGTGGTGGTCCGGACCACCGAAAATGTGAGCGGATCAAAGCGGAAGGTGATGATCGGAGCAGTCAGTAGAATCAACGGCGGAAATATAACCAAATCGGTTTCGTGTCATCAAAGTTTGTATCCCTACTTACTGTATTACTGCCACTCCGTgcctagggttagggtttatgAGGCTGATATACTTGATGTGGAGAGTAAGAGCAAGATCAACCACGGTGTTGCCATTTGTCACATTGACACGTCATCGTGGAGTCCGGGACATGGTGCATTCGTGGCACTGGGGTCCAGTCCGGGAAAAATTGAAGTCTGCCACTGGATATTCGAGAACGACATGACATGGACAATTGCGGATTAA